Proteins from a genomic interval of Desulfovibrio litoralis DSM 11393:
- the rpoN gene encoding RNA polymerase factor sigma-54 has translation MGLELRTNLKLTQQLVLTPQLQQAIKLLQLSRLELIETINQELMENPFLEEGFDDPNAGTEDLISEQRKTENNEEAYSKEIAQNADWEDYLGDFASTTRQHNMKEVDLEEGLSAEARYISKTSLSGHLMWQLHLSRFTPKEVEIGELIIGNLDNKGYLQSSTEDMAEVLKTDPNQVEQVLARIQLFDPIGVGARTPQECLLIQLKVLNYDRDPILVSLIQDHLDDLESKRYKPLLRKFKIEMEDLKEYLDIIQSLDPLPGANYDDSEPMFVSPDAYVYQYDDDFIIILNDEGLPKLQLSSLYDESMSLNSETEKEYFKTKISSATWLIRSVYQRQKTLYKVLESLIKKQRDFFISGVSGLRPLILKDVADDINMHESTVSRITTNKYVATPHGTFELKFFFNSALSLDDGSEVGSESVKALIKKLIADENPKEPLSDEKIGEYLKDVLKVNIARRTVAKYRTALKIPSSSKRKELL, from the coding sequence ATGGGTCTTGAACTTCGTACAAATCTTAAATTAACTCAACAACTTGTTTTAACTCCACAGCTACAACAAGCGATTAAGCTATTACAACTCTCAAGATTAGAGTTAATTGAAACTATTAACCAAGAGTTAATGGAAAACCCTTTTTTAGAAGAAGGCTTTGACGACCCCAACGCCGGAACAGAAGACCTAATCAGCGAACAACGAAAAACAGAAAATAACGAAGAAGCTTACAGCAAAGAAATAGCTCAAAACGCCGACTGGGAAGATTATCTCGGAGACTTCGCAAGCACAACTCGCCAACATAACATGAAAGAGGTAGACCTTGAAGAAGGATTAAGCGCCGAAGCCAGATATATCTCAAAAACGTCTCTATCCGGGCATTTAATGTGGCAGTTACATCTTTCGAGATTTACCCCCAAAGAAGTTGAAATAGGCGAATTAATTATAGGAAACCTCGATAATAAAGGTTATCTCCAATCAAGCACTGAAGACATGGCAGAGGTTTTAAAAACTGACCCCAATCAGGTAGAACAGGTTTTAGCTCGCATTCAACTTTTTGACCCTATCGGTGTTGGGGCAAGAACCCCCCAAGAATGCTTACTTATTCAATTAAAAGTTTTAAACTATGACCGTGATCCGATTTTAGTTTCTTTAATCCAAGACCACCTCGATGATTTGGAATCAAAACGCTATAAGCCTTTGTTAAGAAAATTTAAAATCGAGATGGAAGATTTAAAAGAATATCTCGACATTATTCAATCACTTGACCCGCTTCCCGGAGCTAACTATGATGACAGCGAGCCTATGTTCGTTAGTCCTGATGCTTACGTTTATCAATATGATGACGATTTTATTATTATCTTAAACGACGAAGGGTTACCAAAACTTCAACTCTCATCTTTATATGATGAAAGCATGTCATTAAATTCCGAAACAGAAAAAGAATATTTTAAAACTAAAATAAGTTCGGCGACTTGGCTAATCCGTAGTGTTTATCAACGTCAAAAAACACTCTATAAGGTGTTGGAAAGCTTAATCAAAAAACAGCGAGACTTTTTTATCTCTGGCGTCTCGGGCTTAAGACCTCTCATCTTAAAAGATGTCGCAGACGACATAAACATGCACGAATCAACAGTCAGTCGCATCACTACAAATAAATATGTGGCTACTCCTCACGGAACTTTTGAATTGAAATTTTTCTTTAACAGTGCTTTATCATTAGATGATGGCAGTGAAGTCGGCTCGGAAAGCGTAAAAGCCCTGATAAAAAAACTTATTGCCGATGAAAACCCAAAAGAACCCTTAAGCGACGAAAAAATCGGCGAATATTTGAAAGATGTTTTAAAAGTAAATATCGCCAGGCGTACAGTCGCAAAATATCGCACAGCTTTAAAAATTCCTTCTTCTTCAAAACGCAAAGAACTCTTATAG